From one Cyanobacterium stanieri PCC 7202 genomic stretch:
- a CDS encoding cyanobacterial porin (PFAM: Carbohydrate-selective porin, OprB family; S-layer homology domain~InterPro IPR001119:IPR007049~KEGG: cyc:PCC7424_4705 carbohydrate-selective porin OprB~PFAM: S-layer domain-containing protein; Carbohydrate-selective porin OprB~SPTR: Carbohydrate-selective porin OprB; TC 1.B.23) — protein sequence MLTNNVRPIPAFLSNTFKYLLFTLIILGWTNKSVFAQEQTESASPDFLPTNTSSMNQINRVSNLRDVSPTDWAYEALRSLVERYGCIVGYPDGTFRGDRALSRYEFAAGLQSCLNQIETLIGQGGVNTEDLEQLQRLTQEFSPELANLGNRIDNLESRIAFLEDNQFSTTSKLLGNLVTQTNFYFGEKGEAQASLQYNAFLASITSFTGRDSLLVGFASTNTTFPNIANTNDGRMVGATREGTSYAASAGDLRGDIRIINLNYDFPITDNLRATLTGVNRFNFSPAFLGNFVTEYTFGRGPVSAFATAPPVYLIGGGNGGFALTYQASPSTVLSANYNTTFGNDPEFGLSKGDYVASFEVKYNPSPRFFVQALYQNGYFGPGNFGFNNGQFFQDSGFVGTALANRFAKPGVLFPDASAVSTNAYQVGGYYVFSPRFSLGGWVNFINARLIEKGDAEIWSYSIQAAFPDLFREGNLGGLVVGVEPTLTGLRTDLPHASFKNDTSLHIEAYYRHQINRNISITPYLIWITAPNQDRDNSSFVVSGFRTIFSF from the coding sequence ATGCTCACTAATAATGTCAGACCCATACCAGCTTTTTTAAGCAATACTTTTAAATATCTATTATTTACCCTAATCATTTTAGGATGGACTAATAAATCAGTTTTTGCCCAAGAGCAAACGGAATCTGCCTCCCCCGATTTTTTGCCCACAAACACCTCATCCATGAACCAAATTAATCGGGTGTCCAATCTTCGGGATGTATCCCCCACCGATTGGGCCTATGAAGCATTGCGCAGTTTGGTAGAACGATATGGATGTATTGTCGGTTATCCTGATGGTACATTTAGGGGCGATCGCGCCCTAAGCCGCTATGAATTTGCCGCAGGATTACAAAGTTGTCTTAACCAAATAGAAACCCTCATCGGGCAAGGGGGAGTCAACACCGAAGACTTAGAACAACTGCAAAGACTAACCCAAGAATTTAGCCCCGAACTAGCTAATCTCGGCAACCGTATCGATAACCTAGAATCCAGAATCGCCTTTCTCGAAGATAACCAATTCTCCACCACCTCCAAACTCCTCGGAAACCTAGTCACCCAAACCAACTTTTATTTTGGAGAAAAAGGAGAAGCCCAAGCCAGTTTACAATACAACGCCTTTCTCGCTAGTATTACCAGTTTCACAGGTAGAGACTCCCTCCTTGTGGGTTTCGCCTCCACCAATACCACCTTTCCTAATATTGCCAACACCAACGATGGCAGAATGGTAGGAGCCACCAGAGAAGGAACCAGCTACGCAGCCTCCGCAGGAGACTTGAGGGGAGACATCCGAATTATCAACCTCAATTATGACTTTCCCATCACCGACAATCTTCGTGCCACCCTTACAGGGGTTAACCGCTTCAACTTTTCCCCAGCCTTTCTTGGTAACTTTGTCACTGAATACACCTTCGGACGAGGGCCCGTGAGTGCCTTTGCCACTGCCCCCCCTGTATATCTTATCGGGGGCGGTAATGGCGGTTTTGCCCTCACCTATCAAGCCTCCCCCTCCACCGTACTTTCGGCAAACTATAACACCACCTTTGGTAATGATCCCGAATTTGGTTTAAGTAAAGGGGATTATGTGGCTAGTTTTGAAGTCAAATATAATCCTAGCCCCCGATTTTTTGTACAAGCACTGTACCAAAACGGTTATTTTGGACCGGGGAATTTCGGTTTTAACAACGGTCAATTTTTCCAAGATAGCGGTTTTGTCGGCACAGCCCTTGCCAATCGTTTTGCCAAACCGGGGGTACTTTTCCCCGATGCTTCGGCGGTATCGACCAATGCTTATCAGGTGGGAGGATATTATGTATTTAGTCCGAGGTTTTCCCTCGGTGGTTGGGTGAATTTTATTAATGCCCGACTGATCGAAAAGGGGGATGCAGAAATTTGGAGCTACTCTATTCAAGCGGCTTTTCCTGACTTGTTTCGGGAGGGTAACTTAGGAGGTTTGGTGGTAGGAGTAGAGCCTACTTTGACGGGTTTAAGAACCGATTTACCCCATGCCAGTTTCAAAAATGATACCTCTTTGCACATAGAAGCCTATTATCGCCACCAAATTAACCGCAATATTTCCATCACTCCTTATCTAATCTGGATTACAGCCCCCAATCAGGATCGGGATAATTCTAGTTTTGTGGTCAGTGGTTTTAGAACCATTTTTAGTTTTTAA
- a CDS encoding hypothetical protein (PFAM: N-acylglucosamine 2-epimerase (GlcNAc 2-epimerase)~COGs: COG2942 N-acyl-D-glucosamine 2-epimerase~KEGG: syn:slr1855 hypothetical protein~SPTR: Slr1855 protein) — MTLSIDFPFSDLIAGYVTSHDSANDSFTIKTSDEREFKVKLSPMAYAKLIQNFDEAYPDATGNMRSMLQVGRFLFVYGVFYPDSEYFDAKQIVFAGRKKNDYVFEKQNWWINQVNALGKFYLKAQFGDGEFDYRRYRTSLSISGIQSETSFRQETDTISRLVYGFATAFMMTGNDSFLKAAERGTEYLREHMKFEDLDEGIVYWYHGIDVNGDREEKIFASEFGDDYDAIPAYEQIYALAGPIQTYRCTGDPRIMEDTEKTIKLFNEFFLDKGEHGSYFSHLDPIMLDPLSDTLGRNKGRKNWNSVGDHAPAYLINLWLATGKQEYADMLEDTFDTIAKYFPDFDNSPFVQEKFYQDWTPDKTWGWQQDRGVVGHNYKIAWNLMRMQSLKPKEEYVELAKKIADLMNEHGSDRQRGGCYDVVERIVPEGEKYHRYVWHDRKPWWQQEQMILAYFILAGVLDDQDYHRLARESSAFYNAWFLDLEDGGVYFNVLANGIPFLAGGNERGKGSHSMSGYHSFELCYLAAVYTNLLVVKQPMDFYFKPIPGGFEDDILRVSPDILPPGSIKIDRVEIDGEPYSNFDAHALTVKLPKTDTRVKVKVTIAPV; from the coding sequence ATGACTCTTTCCATTGATTTTCCCTTTTCTGATCTCATCGCTGGTTATGTAACTAGCCATGATTCTGCTAATGATTCTTTCACCATCAAAACCTCTGACGAGAGAGAATTTAAAGTCAAACTTAGCCCCATGGCCTATGCCAAACTGATTCAAAATTTTGATGAGGCTTATCCTGATGCCACAGGCAATATGCGTTCAATGTTGCAAGTTGGACGCTTTTTGTTTGTTTACGGTGTATTTTATCCTGATAGTGAATATTTTGATGCCAAACAAATTGTTTTTGCAGGACGCAAGAAAAATGATTATGTCTTTGAAAAACAAAACTGGTGGATCAATCAAGTCAATGCTTTAGGTAAGTTTTATCTCAAAGCTCAATTTGGGGATGGGGAGTTTGATTACCGTAGATATAGAACTTCTCTTTCCATTAGTGGTATTCAATCAGAAACTAGCTTTCGTCAAGAAACCGATACTATTTCCCGTTTAGTATATGGTTTTGCTACGGCGTTTATGATGACAGGTAATGATAGTTTCCTCAAAGCTGCGGAGAGGGGAACGGAATATTTACGGGAACACATGAAATTTGAGGATCTCGATGAGGGGATTGTCTATTGGTATCATGGTATTGATGTTAATGGCGATCGCGAAGAGAAAATATTTGCCTCAGAATTTGGGGATGACTATGACGCTATTCCTGCCTATGAACAAATCTACGCCCTCGCAGGTCCGATTCAAACCTACCGTTGTACAGGGGATCCTCGCATTATGGAGGATACGGAAAAAACCATCAAACTATTTAACGAATTTTTCCTAGATAAAGGGGAACATGGTAGCTATTTCTCCCACCTAGACCCCATCATGTTAGACCCCCTCAGCGACACCCTAGGACGCAATAAAGGGCGTAAAAACTGGAACTCCGTGGGGGATCATGCTCCTGCCTATTTGATCAATCTCTGGTTAGCCACAGGCAAACAGGAGTATGCCGATATGTTGGAGGATACCTTTGATACCATTGCCAAATATTTCCCTGATTTTGATAACAGCCCCTTTGTACAGGAGAAGTTTTATCAAGATTGGACTCCCGACAAAACTTGGGGATGGCAACAGGACAGGGGTGTAGTAGGACATAACTACAAAATTGCCTGGAACTTGATGAGGATGCAAAGCCTCAAACCCAAGGAAGAATATGTAGAACTTGCCAAGAAGATTGCTGACTTGATGAACGAACACGGGAGCGATCGCCAACGGGGTGGATGCTATGATGTGGTAGAAAGAATCGTCCCCGAAGGGGAAAAATATCATCGCTACGTATGGCATGATCGCAAACCATGGTGGCAACAAGAACAAATGATCCTTGCCTACTTCATCCTTGCGGGGGTACTAGACGATCAAGACTACCATCGCCTTGCCCGTGAATCATCTGCCTTCTATAACGCTTGGTTCTTGGACTTAGAAGACGGCGGAGTTTACTTTAACGTCCTTGCCAACGGTATTCCCTTCCTCGCAGGGGGTAACGAAAGAGGCAAAGGAAGTCACTCCATGAGTGGTTATCACTCCTTTGAACTCTGCTACCTTGCCGCCGTATATACTAATCTGTTGGTGGTTAAACAACCCATGGACTTCTACTTTAAGCCCATCCCCGGTGGGTTTGAAGACGATATTTTAAGGGTATCCCCCGATATTTTGCCCCCCGGTAGTATCAAAATTGACAGGGTAGAAATTGATGGCGAACCCTACAGCAACTTTGATGCCCATGCCTTGACTGTGAAGTTACCCAAAACTGATACCCGAGTCAAAGTAAAAGTAACCATCGCCCCCGTATAA
- a CDS encoding hypothetical protein (KEGG: scl:sce2760 hypothetical protein~SPTR: Putative uncharacterized protein): MLDVNNLINLLPEFHGGLEGIGLMILRGTWGVTLMFYGRPMLSRPFTWMDMPKPSGIPGFLQALGALTIFGGGLAMAAGILTFLASLALTGAMGFALILNFMKGVPFMKERPDAPGTSYEASLVYLAIALMFVLVGPGKFSFDFLIFGNL; this comes from the coding sequence ATGCTAGACGTTAATAACTTAATTAATTTATTGCCTGAGTTTCATGGTGGATTAGAAGGTATTGGATTAATGATTTTAAGAGGAACTTGGGGGGTGACTTTAATGTTTTATGGTCGTCCTATGTTAAGTAGACCTTTTACATGGATGGATATGCCTAAACCTTCAGGTATTCCAGGGTTTTTACAAGCCTTGGGGGCGTTGACTATTTTTGGGGGCGGTTTGGCGATGGCGGCAGGTATCCTAACTTTTCTGGCTTCCCTTGCCCTCACTGGGGCCATGGGTTTCGCTCTGATTTTAAATTTTATGAAAGGGGTACCTTTTATGAAGGAAAGACCAGATGCCCCCGGTACTTCCTATGAGGCTTCTTTGGTTTACCTTGCGATCGCCCTTATGTTTGTATTGGTAGGCCCAGGTAAATTCTCCTTTGATTTTCTTATTTTTGGCAATTTGTAA
- a CDS encoding ThiJ/PfpI domain-containing protein (PFAM: DJ-1/PfpI family~COGs: COG0693 Putative intracellular protease/amidase~InterPro IPR002818~KEGG: syn:slr1854 hypothetical protein~PFAM: ThiJ/PfpI domain-containing protein~SPTR: Slr1854 protein): protein MSKGKIGVIIEEHFDATEYRRFNEFFPEHGYEVEYISHLWGNESLKFGSNPENDVIEFHATVSTEINDVQPSDYKGIICIGAYAMDRLRYQVSVKKGQKNTAPAVEFLRKAVQEDKVKLGTICHSLWLFCADPDLLKGKKVTCAHNIICDVENAGGDVVYEGDVTSDLVIDGNLITGKHPGVVDQFLDAFLAEIEK from the coding sequence ATGTCCAAAGGAAAAATTGGTGTAATTATTGAAGAACATTTCGACGCTACCGAATATCGTCGTTTTAATGAGTTCTTTCCAGAACATGGCTACGAAGTGGAGTATATTTCCCATTTATGGGGTAATGAATCTTTGAAATTTGGTTCTAACCCTGAAAATGATGTCATCGAATTTCACGCCACCGTAAGCACAGAAATAAATGATGTTCAGCCCTCCGATTATAAAGGAATTATTTGTATCGGAGCTTACGCTATGGATAGACTGCGCTATCAAGTAAGTGTTAAAAAAGGTCAAAAAAATACTGCTCCTGCGGTGGAATTTCTCAGAAAAGCAGTGCAAGAAGATAAAGTTAAATTGGGAACAATTTGCCATAGTTTATGGTTATTTTGTGCTGATCCTGATTTACTAAAAGGTAAAAAAGTTACCTGTGCCCATAACATTATTTGTGATGTGGAAAACGCAGGGGGAGATGTAGTTTATGAGGGAGATGTAACCTCTGATTTGGTTATTGATGGTAACTTAATTACAGGGAAACATCCGGGGGTTGTAGATCAGTTTTTAGATGCTTTTTTGGCGGAAATAGAAAAATAA
- a CDS encoding anti-anti-sigma factor (PFAM: STAS domain~TIGRFAM: anti-anti-sigma factor~InterPro IPR002645:IPR003658~KEGG: ter:Tery_5015 anti-sigma-factor antagonist~PFAM: Sulfate transporter/antisigma-factor antagonist STAS~SPTR: Anti-sigma factor antagonist;~TIGRFAM: anti-anti-sigma factor), giving the protein MALDLTLTVENEVAKITLAGELDGSNAADFKTKIEEAAAAEPKKLVLFMNDLEFMASAGLRVLVFSKQKMGAGVDVYVVGADEMILETIEKTGLHHSLIIQETFE; this is encoded by the coding sequence ATGGCATTAGATTTAACTTTGACCGTAGAAAACGAAGTGGCAAAAATCACCCTCGCAGGGGAATTGGATGGTAGTAATGCCGCCGATTTCAAAACCAAAATCGAAGAAGCCGCCGCCGCCGAACCCAAAAAATTAGTCTTGTTCATGAATGATTTAGAGTTCATGGCTAGTGCTGGTTTACGGGTATTAGTGTTTTCTAAACAAAAAATGGGTGCAGGGGTCGATGTTTATGTAGTTGGTGCCGATGAAATGATCCTCGAAACCATCGAAAAAACTGGTTTACATCACAGTTTAATTATTCAAGAAACCTTTGAATAA
- a CDS encoding anti-sigma-factor antagonist (PFAM: STAS domain~TIGRFAM: anti-anti-sigma factor~COGs: COG1366 Anti-anti-sigma regulatory factor (antagonist of anti-sigma factor)~InterPro IPR002645:IPR003658~KEGG: ter:Tery_5017 anti-sigma-factor antagonist~PFAM: Sulfate transporter/antisigma-factor antagonist STAS~SPTR: Anti-sigma factor antagonist;~TIGRFAM: anti-anti-sigma factor) — MEINITNQDSIQIATIQGDIDSSVASEVTDTIIPLVTENAKIILNMTGVEYMSSAGLRILLSTYRQATAKEAKLILVGLSEDIKDTMSVTGFLDFFTVSDSIDDAKKQLEG, encoded by the coding sequence ATGGAAATAAATATTACCAATCAAGACAGTATCCAAATTGCCACCATTCAAGGAGATATAGACTCCTCCGTCGCTTCTGAAGTGACAGACACCATTATTCCCCTAGTCACCGAAAACGCCAAAATTATTCTTAATATGACAGGGGTAGAATATATGTCCAGTGCAGGACTGAGGATTCTACTTTCCACCTACCGCCAAGCCACTGCCAAGGAAGCAAAATTAATTTTGGTCGGATTATCAGAAGACATCAAAGATACCATGTCAGTCACAGGATTCCTCGACTTTTTCACCGTCAGTGATTCCATTGATGATGCCAAAAAACAACTAGAAGGATAG
- a CDS encoding isoamylase (PFAM: Carbohydrate-binding module 48 (Isoamylase N-terminal domain); Alpha amylase, catalytic domain~TIGRFAM: glycogen debranching enzyme GlgX~COGs: COG1523 Type II secretory pathway pullulanase PulA and related glycosidase~InterPro IPR004193:IPR006047:IPR011837:IPR006589~KEGG: ter:Tery_5016 glycogen debranching enzyme GlgX~PFAM: glycoside hydrolase family 13 domain protein; alpha amylase catalytic region~SMART: alpha amylase catalytic sub domain~SPTR: Glycogen debranching enzyme GlgX;~TIGRFAM: glycogen debranching enzyme GlgX) — protein MQRIDVHPTHTHGKFKLRRGNPAPFGATFVPGGVNFSIFSSHATSCTLVLFKKHAPEPFGEIPFPDEFRIGNVYSMIVFDLDYENIEYGYRMDGPNNFQEGHWFDKSKVLLDPYAKIIGGRDVWGTPPDWDDMYHHRARIAFDDFDWEDDRPLEIAPEDQIIYEMHVRSFTKHESSGIKESHRGTFAGIRDKIPYLKELGVNAIELMPVYEFDEFENSRPNPTTGETLYNYWGYSTVGFFAPKAGYAATGKFGMQVDELKAMVKELHKNDIEVILDVVFNHTAEGNERGPTISFRGVDNKTYYMLTPEGYYYNFSGCGNTLNCNNPIVRGIVLDCLRYWAAEYHIDGFRFDLASILGRDPWGAPLSNPPLLETLAFDPILAKCKLIAEAWDAGGLYQVGSFPAYGRWGEWNGKYRDAIRKFLKADTTVGEMAQRLQGSPDLYEGAGRAPATSINFITAHDGFTLMDMVSYNGKHNEANGENNNDGSNDNDSWNCGWEGETDNEYINALRHRQIKNAIALLMVSQGVPMMLMGDEMGRTKYGNNNTYCHDNELNWLNWDLLKKNNDIFQFTKNCINFRKAHPVLRNTWHFQNRDYVGSGYADISWHGTQAWNADWSEDAKAIAFMLCGEHAKGGTVEDNYVYVATNVYWDALWFEIPQLPPGLQWHVFANTAMPSPEDSWTPGSEPVLQDQYGMLVGDRSTVILVGK, from the coding sequence ATGCAAAGAATTGATGTCCACCCTACCCATACCCATGGGAAATTTAAACTAAGACGGGGAAACCCTGCCCCTTTTGGTGCAACCTTTGTGCCGGGGGGAGTAAACTTTTCTATTTTCTCTAGTCATGCCACCTCCTGTACTTTGGTTTTGTTCAAAAAACACGCCCCCGAACCCTTTGGAGAGATACCCTTTCCTGATGAGTTTAGAATCGGTAATGTTTACTCGATGATTGTCTTTGATTTGGACTATGAAAACATCGAATATGGTTATCGCATGGATGGGCCCAATAACTTCCAAGAAGGTCACTGGTTTGATAAAAGTAAAGTATTACTAGATCCCTACGCCAAAATTATTGGAGGGCGTGATGTGTGGGGAACTCCCCCTGACTGGGATGATATGTACCACCATCGAGCGCGTATCGCCTTTGATGATTTTGACTGGGAAGACGATCGCCCCTTAGAAATCGCCCCCGAGGATCAGATTATCTACGAAATGCACGTCCGTAGCTTTACCAAACACGAATCCTCTGGCATCAAGGAAAGCCATAGAGGTACCTTTGCGGGGATTCGAGACAAAATTCCCTATCTCAAAGAATTAGGGGTCAATGCTATCGAACTGATGCCCGTCTATGAATTTGATGAGTTTGAAAACAGTCGCCCCAACCCCACCACTGGGGAAACCCTTTATAACTACTGGGGATATAGTACCGTGGGCTTTTTTGCTCCCAAGGCAGGTTACGCCGCCACGGGTAAGTTTGGGATGCAGGTGGACGAACTTAAAGCCATGGTTAAGGAATTACACAAAAATGATATTGAGGTAATTCTTGATGTGGTATTTAACCATACCGCCGAAGGCAACGAACGGGGCCCGACCATTTCTTTCCGAGGGGTTGATAACAAAACCTACTATATGCTTACCCCCGAAGGTTATTATTACAACTTCAGCGGTTGCGGTAATACCCTTAATTGTAACAACCCCATCGTCCGTGGTATCGTTCTTGATTGTCTCCGTTATTGGGCGGCAGAATACCACATTGACGGGTTTAGGTTTGACCTTGCCTCCATTTTAGGTCGAGATCCCTGGGGCGCTCCTTTATCCAATCCTCCCCTCCTCGAAACCTTAGCTTTTGACCCTATTTTGGCAAAATGTAAACTCATTGCCGAAGCATGGGATGCAGGGGGTTTATATCAGGTGGGTTCTTTCCCCGCCTATGGCAGATGGGGGGAATGGAACGGTAAATATCGGGATGCCATTCGTAAGTTTCTCAAGGCGGATACCACCGTAGGGGAAATGGCTCAACGGTTACAGGGTTCTCCAGATCTCTATGAAGGGGCAGGAAGGGCGCCTGCTACCTCTATTAACTTTATCACCGCCCACGATGGTTTTACCCTCATGGATATGGTTTCCTACAACGGGAAGCACAACGAAGCCAATGGGGAAAATAATAATGATGGTAGTAATGATAATGATAGTTGGAACTGCGGTTGGGAAGGGGAAACCGACAACGAATATATCAACGCCCTGCGCCATCGTCAGATCAAAAATGCGATCGCCCTATTGATGGTATCCCAAGGGGTGCCGATGATGTTGATGGGGGATGAAATGGGGCGTACCAAATATGGCAACAATAATACCTATTGCCACGACAACGAACTAAACTGGCTCAATTGGGATTTACTCAAGAAAAATAACGATATATTCCAGTTCACCAAAAACTGCATCAACTTCCGTAAAGCCCACCCCGTATTGCGTAATACTTGGCATTTCCAAAACCGTGATTATGTAGGCAGTGGCTACGCCGATATTTCTTGGCATGGTACCCAAGCCTGGAATGCCGATTGGTCGGAAGATGCCAAAGCCATCGCCTTTATGCTCTGTGGTGAACACGCCAAGGGTGGCACCGTGGAGGACAATTATGTCTATGTCGCCACCAATGTTTATTGGGATGCCCTCTGGTTCGAGATTCCCCAACTTCCCCCCGGGCTTCAATGGCACGTATTCGCTAATACTGCTATGCCTTCCCCCGAAGACAGTTGGACACCGGGATCTGAACCTGTATTACAAGATCAATACGGGATGTTAGTGGGCGATCGCTCCACAGTTATTTTAGTGGGCAAATAA